In Sporichthya polymorpha DSM 43042, a genomic segment contains:
- a CDS encoding ABC transporter ATP-binding protein, whose translation MLALDGVTAGYGGTTVLRDVSVRVPDGAVVALLGPNGAGKTTLLRVASGLLRPTGGRVLLDGADVTTQAPHALCARGVCHVPEGRGVFPSLTVRDNLVLLSKAGTESESLERAVTAFPRLGERLNQLAGTMSGGEQQMLALARTYMQRPRVVLLDEVSMGLAPTIVDEIFAFLARLSAEGASLLLVEQYVTRALEVADFVFLLNRGQIAFAGEVGEVDVAALAAEYVGGGRG comes from the coding sequence ATGCTCGCCCTCGACGGCGTCACGGCCGGGTACGGCGGAACGACCGTCCTGCGGGACGTGAGCGTCCGCGTGCCCGACGGTGCGGTGGTGGCGCTGCTCGGACCGAACGGGGCGGGCAAGACCACGTTGCTGCGTGTCGCCTCCGGGCTGCTCCGTCCGACCGGCGGGCGGGTGCTGCTCGACGGCGCGGACGTCACGACGCAGGCCCCGCACGCGCTCTGTGCGCGCGGTGTCTGCCACGTCCCCGAAGGACGCGGTGTGTTTCCGAGCCTGACGGTGCGCGACAACCTCGTGCTGCTGTCGAAGGCCGGCACCGAGTCGGAGTCGCTGGAACGGGCCGTCACCGCCTTCCCGCGTCTCGGCGAACGGCTGAACCAACTCGCCGGCACCATGTCCGGCGGTGAGCAGCAGATGCTCGCGCTCGCGCGCACCTACATGCAGCGTCCCCGCGTGGTGCTCCTCGACGAGGTGAGCATGGGCCTCGCACCGACGATCGTCGACGAGATCTTCGCCTTCCTCGCCCGCCTCTCGGCCGAGGGGGCGAGCCTCCTGCTCGTCGAGCAGTACGTCACCCGTGCCTTGGAGGTCGCGGACTTCGTCTTCCTGCTGAACCGGGGTCAGATCGCTTTTGCGGGCGAGGTCGGAGAGGTCGACGTCGCGGCGCTCGCCGCGGAGTACGTGGGCGGCGGACGCGGATGA
- a CDS encoding ABC transporter permease subunit, producing the protein MSDYLPFLVIGVVTGSIYGLCAMGLVLTYKTSGVFNIGHGAVCAASAFVFYSLRDQADLPWPVAALLVVFCFGPLAGLLLERLAVALAPVAIAYKIVGTVGLLVAIRALLGLVYGDSTRFFPQFLPEDKAFDLASVAVGWDDLITLGIGAASALALFLFFRLSRLGTAMRGVVDDPQLLSMAGTSPVRVRRAAWVIGTSFAAMSGVLFAAVQNQLDVNVLTLLVVNAFGAATIARFQSVPTAFAGGILVGVVQAVLSKAVGTSEQLQGLDLATPFLVLFLGLLLIPRRKLVEIGRVVRPTPPPASVFGTRTRAVGYTGAFGLALLVPTFAAEELPGYNLALTQVVLFASLHLLVRSSGQISLCHFGFAAVGAATFGQMLAKDVPFYAAVVLGGLACLPVALIVSVPAIRLSGLYLALATLGFGIVLAQFAYAKSWMFGGGQLLTERAPGLDTDRAYYYLLLGIAIASVLFVLAVEHSRLGRLLRAMADSPVALSTLGASVNVSRVIVFCISCFLAGVSGALYASLFGAVTQDAFNFVQSLVVLAVLAVAGRRTVTAAFVAPFLLYVVPVYIDDPDTAQWLQLAFGVGAMAVAAASQGAVRQWLSRQSVTLADRAHGPADERRRTAADEPPSSWAVVDRPLVGADT; encoded by the coding sequence ATGAGCGACTACCTGCCGTTCCTCGTGATCGGGGTCGTCACCGGGTCGATCTACGGCCTGTGCGCCATGGGCCTCGTCCTCACCTACAAGACGAGCGGCGTGTTCAACATCGGTCACGGCGCGGTGTGTGCCGCCTCCGCGTTCGTCTTCTACAGCCTTCGCGACCAGGCCGATTTGCCGTGGCCCGTGGCGGCCCTGCTGGTCGTGTTCTGCTTCGGCCCGCTCGCCGGGCTGCTCCTGGAACGCCTCGCGGTCGCCCTGGCACCGGTCGCGATCGCGTACAAGATCGTGGGCACGGTCGGGCTCCTGGTGGCGATCCGCGCGCTGCTCGGCCTGGTGTACGGCGACAGCACGCGGTTCTTCCCGCAGTTCCTGCCCGAGGACAAGGCGTTCGACCTCGCCAGTGTCGCGGTCGGGTGGGACGACCTCATCACGCTCGGGATCGGTGCGGCCTCCGCGCTGGCGCTGTTCCTGTTCTTCCGGCTCTCCCGGCTGGGCACCGCGATGCGCGGTGTCGTCGACGACCCGCAGCTGCTCTCGATGGCCGGGACCTCACCGGTCCGGGTGCGCCGTGCGGCCTGGGTCATCGGAACCTCGTTCGCCGCGATGTCCGGCGTCCTCTTCGCCGCGGTGCAGAACCAGCTCGACGTCAACGTGCTCACCCTGCTGGTCGTCAACGCGTTCGGTGCGGCGACGATCGCGCGGTTCCAGAGCGTCCCCACCGCGTTCGCCGGCGGGATCCTGGTCGGGGTCGTGCAGGCCGTGCTGAGCAAGGCGGTCGGGACCTCCGAGCAGCTGCAGGGCCTCGATCTGGCTACGCCGTTCCTCGTTTTGTTCCTCGGCCTGCTGCTGATCCCGCGACGCAAGCTGGTCGAGATCGGCCGGGTGGTCCGGCCGACGCCCCCGCCGGCGAGTGTCTTCGGCACCCGCACCCGCGCGGTCGGCTACACCGGGGCGTTCGGCCTCGCGCTGCTCGTCCCGACCTTCGCCGCCGAGGAACTTCCCGGCTACAACCTGGCGCTCACGCAGGTGGTGCTGTTTGCCTCGCTGCACCTGCTGGTCCGGTCCTCGGGCCAGATCTCGCTGTGCCACTTCGGCTTCGCCGCGGTCGGAGCCGCGACCTTCGGACAGATGCTCGCGAAGGACGTGCCGTTCTACGCCGCGGTCGTGCTCGGTGGGCTGGCGTGCCTCCCGGTGGCGCTGATCGTCTCGGTCCCCGCCATCCGCCTCTCCGGGTTGTACCTGGCGCTCGCCACCCTCGGCTTCGGGATCGTGCTCGCCCAGTTCGCGTACGCCAAGTCGTGGATGTTCGGCGGGGGACAGCTGCTGACCGAGCGCGCACCGGGCCTCGACACCGACCGCGCGTACTACTACCTCCTGCTCGGCATCGCGATCGCGTCCGTGCTCTTCGTCCTCGCGGTCGAGCACTCGCGCCTCGGCCGTCTGCTGCGGGCGATGGCCGACTCCCCGGTCGCGCTCTCGACGCTCGGGGCGTCGGTCAACGTCTCGCGCGTCATCGTCTTCTGCATCTCGTGCTTCCTGGCGGGCGTCAGCGGGGCTCTGTACGCATCGCTGTTCGGCGCCGTCACGCAGGACGCCTTCAACTTCGTGCAGTCGCTGGTCGTGCTGGCGGTCCTGGCCGTCGCCGGCCGGCGCACCGTGACGGCGGCCTTCGTGGCGCCGTTCCTGCTCTACGTCGTCCCGGTGTACATCGACGACCCGGACACCGCCCAGTGGCTCCAGTTGGCGTTCGGGGTCGGGGCGATGGCCGTGGCCGCGGCCTCCCAGGGCGCGGTCCGCCAGTGGCTCTCCCGGCAGTCGGTGACGCTGGCCGACCGGGCCCACGGTCCGGCCGACGAACGACGGCGAACCGCGGCCGACGAACCACCGTCGTCCTGGGCCGTCGTCGACCGCCCACTCGTCGGAGCCGACACATGA
- a CDS encoding ABC transporter substrate-binding protein, with protein sequence MKRTPARRQTFFSRRQRVTTAGATLGLLVLTAGCGTQLEEERLAAVGNGYSAQVVPTLAPGQVPAGGEVAPVDPGLAAPLPGAAPDSGSTGAVASGAPGSGAGAAAPVLGGSPGRTKPTGGAPAAQTAGGACTEPRKPLVIGQTLATSGLIGSTTGYLRQGMQMWAAAVNAAGGVQCHPVQVISLDDGSDSARVASNWNTLKARGMVAMVGAGEPITMGALRAQAERDKIPVIGGDLVDTAWFESEWVFPQGAPTTASYDGSLVEAARARTGAKTAGLIYCVEASICTAIKGNFPRSAETAGLGVGLMKAVSLTQSDFTAECQAMKDAKVDVLWLALDGSGVTRLGRSCDRLGYKPQLATMALAVPPAVAEDQVLRKATVYLASPTVPYSTTDTAGTAEFHAAAKRFAPSLKLDQSVMQGWSAGKLFEAAMAKVGDRARSGDVTTALILEGLWQLKSEKLGGLSPGVTFVKGKPASAPPCYYVLLLNANGVTAPLGSKLRCLKQ encoded by the coding sequence GTGAAGCGAACCCCAGCACGTCGACAAACCTTCTTCTCGCGCCGGCAGCGCGTCACCACGGCCGGGGCCACGCTGGGGCTGCTCGTCCTCACCGCCGGGTGCGGGACGCAGCTCGAGGAGGAGCGCCTGGCCGCGGTCGGCAACGGGTACAGCGCGCAGGTCGTCCCCACGCTCGCGCCGGGGCAGGTGCCGGCGGGCGGGGAGGTGGCCCCGGTCGACCCTGGCCTCGCAGCACCGCTCCCCGGCGCGGCGCCCGACTCGGGCAGCACCGGTGCGGTGGCGAGCGGAGCTCCCGGATCCGGTGCCGGCGCCGCCGCCCCGGTCCTCGGCGGCTCACCCGGGCGCACGAAGCCGACCGGCGGTGCCCCCGCGGCCCAGACGGCCGGCGGTGCCTGCACCGAGCCCCGGAAGCCGCTGGTGATCGGGCAGACGCTGGCGACCTCCGGGCTCATCGGGTCCACGACCGGATACCTGCGGCAGGGAATGCAGATGTGGGCCGCCGCGGTCAACGCCGCCGGCGGCGTGCAGTGCCACCCGGTCCAGGTCATCTCGCTCGACGACGGCTCCGACTCGGCGCGCGTCGCGTCGAACTGGAACACGCTGAAGGCGCGCGGCATGGTCGCCATGGTCGGGGCGGGCGAGCCGATCACGATGGGTGCGCTGCGCGCGCAGGCGGAGCGGGACAAGATCCCCGTGATCGGTGGGGACCTCGTCGACACCGCCTGGTTCGAGAGCGAATGGGTCTTCCCGCAGGGCGCACCCACGACGGCGTCCTACGACGGCTCCCTGGTCGAGGCCGCGCGGGCGCGGACGGGCGCGAAGACGGCCGGCCTCATCTACTGCGTCGAGGCCTCCATCTGCACGGCGATCAAGGGGAACTTCCCCCGGTCGGCGGAGACGGCCGGCCTCGGGGTCGGCCTGATGAAGGCGGTCTCGCTGACCCAGTCCGACTTCACGGCCGAGTGTCAGGCGATGAAGGACGCGAAGGTCGACGTCCTCTGGCTCGCGCTCGACGGCTCGGGAGTCACCCGACTCGGCCGGTCCTGCGACCGCCTCGGGTACAAGCCGCAGCTGGCCACGATGGCCCTCGCGGTGCCGCCCGCGGTGGCGGAGGACCAGGTGCTGCGGAAGGCGACGGTGTACCTGGCGTCGCCCACCGTTCCGTACTCGACCACCGACACCGCCGGGACTGCCGAATTCCACGCGGCGGCCAAGCGCTTCGCCCCGAGCCTGAAACTCGATCAGAGCGTCATGCAGGGCTGGTCGGCCGGGAAGCTCTTCGAGGCGGCCATGGCGAAGGTGGGCGACCGAGCGCGATCCGGGGACGTGACCACCGCGCTGATCCTCGAGGGGCTTTGGCAGCTGAAGTCCGAGAAGCTTGGCGGTCTCAGCCCCGGCGTCACCTTCGTGAAGGGGAAGCCGGCGAGCGCGCCACCCTGCTACTACGTCCTCCTGCTCAATGCCAACGGCGTCACTGCGCCCCTCGGCTCCAAGCTGCGCTGCCTCAAGCAGTAG
- a CDS encoding flavin-containing monooxygenase — protein MPDASTEYEVLIVGGGLTGLYQLYRAREHGWSVRLLEAGGGVGGTWYWNRYPAARTDSEGYSYAYFMNEELLQSWDWKETFPAQPDLERYYNEFVDRFDLRRDIELNTRVTAAEYDEPSGRWTLRTATGQTFVTRYLVAASGVLSVPHFPDIPGAGEFAGPVHHTAQWPAEGVDVRGKRVAVIGTGSSGIQLIPAIVDEVASLTVYQRTANWAMPLNNKPLSPQEQEDIRRNYPALRELLRRTSGGFVHEDATRKTFEDSESERRAHYERLWNGQGMRAMFSTYADLVTDPAANAEFSRFLAEKIRSIVTDPVVAKKLIPSDHGFGMKRPPMENGYYEAFNRSHVELVDLRANPTRRITATGIESEDRPREFDVIVYATGFDAFTGALLKMGIRGRDGVSLNDTWADGPFTYLGVAVPGYPNLLIDSGPHGTYGNIPRSAEVQADFVTELVNHARAHGYERIEATTEAAEAWTAHVYEAAQYYLLADGAWYVGGNVPGKPRRFLPYSWGIPTYRSKLDEVVAAGYRGFEFATAAVPSPVASGA, from the coding sequence ATGCCGGACGCGAGCACGGAGTACGAGGTCCTGATTGTCGGCGGTGGACTCACCGGCCTGTATCAGCTCTACCGAGCCCGCGAGCACGGTTGGTCGGTGCGCCTGCTCGAAGCGGGCGGCGGCGTCGGCGGCACCTGGTACTGGAACCGGTACCCCGCCGCGCGCACGGACTCCGAGGGTTACAGCTACGCCTACTTTATGAACGAGGAGCTCCTCCAGTCCTGGGACTGGAAGGAGACCTTCCCGGCGCAGCCCGACCTGGAGCGCTACTACAACGAGTTCGTCGACCGGTTCGACCTGCGTCGCGACATCGAGTTGAACACCCGGGTGACCGCGGCCGAGTACGACGAACCGAGCGGCCGCTGGACGCTGCGGACGGCGACGGGGCAGACGTTCGTGACGCGGTACCTCGTCGCGGCCAGCGGTGTGCTCTCGGTGCCGCACTTCCCGGACATCCCCGGTGCGGGGGAGTTCGCGGGCCCGGTCCACCACACCGCCCAGTGGCCGGCGGAGGGCGTCGACGTCCGCGGCAAGCGGGTCGCGGTCATCGGCACCGGCTCGAGCGGGATCCAGCTGATCCCGGCGATCGTGGACGAGGTGGCCTCGCTGACGGTCTATCAGCGCACGGCCAACTGGGCCATGCCGCTGAACAACAAGCCGTTGTCCCCGCAGGAGCAGGAGGACATCCGCCGCAACTACCCCGCGCTGCGCGAGCTCCTGCGACGCACGTCCGGCGGCTTCGTCCACGAGGACGCCACCCGCAAGACCTTCGAGGACTCCGAGTCCGAGCGCCGGGCTCACTACGAGCGGCTGTGGAACGGCCAGGGCATGCGGGCGATGTTCAGCACGTACGCGGACCTCGTGACCGATCCCGCGGCCAACGCGGAGTTCAGCCGGTTCCTCGCCGAGAAGATCCGCTCGATCGTCACCGACCCGGTGGTCGCGAAGAAGCTGATCCCCTCGGACCACGGCTTCGGGATGAAGCGTCCACCGATGGAGAACGGGTACTACGAGGCCTTCAACCGGTCGCACGTCGAACTGGTCGACCTGCGTGCGAACCCCACTCGCCGCATCACCGCCACGGGCATCGAGTCCGAGGACCGGCCGCGGGAGTTCGACGTGATCGTCTACGCGACCGGATTCGACGCGTTCACCGGTGCGCTGCTGAAGATGGGCATCCGGGGGCGCGACGGGGTCTCGCTGAACGACACCTGGGCCGACGGCCCGTTCACCTACCTGGGCGTCGCGGTGCCGGGGTACCCGAACCTGCTCATCGACAGCGGGCCGCACGGGACCTACGGCAACATCCCGCGCTCGGCGGAGGTTCAGGCCGACTTCGTGACCGAACTGGTCAACCACGCGCGCGCGCACGGTTACGAGCGGATCGAGGCGACGACCGAGGCCGCCGAGGCCTGGACGGCGCACGTGTACGAGGCGGCGCAGTACTACCTGCTCGCCGACGGCGCGTGGTACGTCGGCGGGAACGTGCCGGGCAAGCCGCGGCGCTTCCTGCCGTACAGCTGGGGCATCCCGACCTACCGCAGCAAGCTCGACGAGGTCGTGGCGGCCGGCTACCGCGGGTTCGAGTTCGCGACCGCGGCCGTACCGTCCCCAGTCGCGTCGGGAGCGTGA